In a genomic window of Vigna angularis cultivar LongXiaoDou No.4 chromosome 6, ASM1680809v1, whole genome shotgun sequence:
- the LOC108341268 gene encoding probable disease resistance protein At1g58390: protein MASDTAEMLKENFLEFFKDSESFNLSPTISSLLKEIEAEFSEYKGFWSPPPVESLRDLYQLDHAIAECRANKKTFSMFSRFDPVERANENVLKSIKKNLHDVRNSKNDINEYSTFPLFSSCRYPTGNDAPDLSVFDKEMEKIVTWLESNNGFKAIGVHGMCGTGKTTLAKMVLSDSRVKDKYKKSIWVCLYDLQSKEEMDIRIVKEMLALLDDDPDLLAEEPEDKWLVKNLHDKLLDQKKYLIVLDAVWHCNDWFNNLFCVDQDGGDTSKELFSQALPKETGGAVIVTSRQKEVTTKLVREENLIHLKPWDDEKLKNFVKKCLKNQDKITEENINCVAYHCHGIPYVAATISGWIAKQITKKSDSN from the coding sequence ATGGCCTCAGACACTGCTGAAATGCTTAAAGAAAACTTCTTGGAATTTTTCAAAGATAGTGAGTCTTTTAACCTATCACCTACTATCTCTTCCCTATTGAAAGAAATAGAAGCAGAATTCTCAGAGTACAAAGGATTCTGGTCACCTCCACCTGTTGAGTCCCTACGTGATTTGTACCAACTGGATCATGCAATTGCCGAGTGTCGTGCAAACAAGAAAACCTTCTCCATGTTCTCACGTTTTGATCCAGTGGAACGTGCCAACGAGAACGTGTTGAAAAGTATCAAGAAGAATCTCCATGACGTGAGGAACTCCAAAAATGATATTAATGAATACTCAACCTTCCCCTTGTTCTCTTCATGCAGGTACCCCACAGGAAATGATGCACCAGACCTTTCAGTATTCGATAAAGAAATGGAAAAGATTGTGACATGGCTTGAATCCAATAATGGGTTCAAGGCCATTGGTGTTCATGGAATGTGTGGCACGGGAAAGACCACTCTTGCCAAAATGGTTCTGAGTGATTCACGAGTCAAAGACAAGTACAAGAAGTCCATATGGGTGTGTTTGTACGACTTGCAatcaaaagaagaaatggaTATTAGGATTGTTAAGGAGATGTTGGCACTTTTGGATGATGATCCTGATCTATTGGCGGAGGAACCTGAAGATAAGTGGCTGGTGAAAAATCTTCATGATAAACTCTTGGATCAGAAGAAGTACTTGATTGTGTTGGATGCTGTGTGGCATTGCAACGATTGGTTTAATAATTTGTTCTGTGTTGATCAAGATGGTGGTGATACGAGCAAAGAACTCTTTTCCCAAGCCTTGCCCAAAGAAACTGGTGGTGCTGTCATTGTCACCAGCAGACAAAAGGAAGTGACTACTAAATTGGTGCGTGAAGAGAATTTGATTCATCTTAAGCCTTGGGATGATGAAAAATTGAAGAACTTTGTGAAGAAGTGTTTGAAAAACCAAGATAAAATCACTGAGGAAAACATTAACTGTGTTGCTTATCATTGTCATGGTATTCCTTATGTTGCTGCAACCATCTCAGGTTGGATAGCTAAGCAGATCACCAAAAAGTCAGATTCTAATTGA
- the LOC108342152 gene encoding uncharacterized protein LOC108342152 — protein sequence MSIRTNRMKAVPSLQRRLTSVKSREEPNISDKLDRLMSDLTAIKDLFSTVKSNEEELLDTLKLVDDLLRNFKTEKKFHEISRRILETEKADPQKGSDEPSSSQKAEEKSGIKDETIDEKLENLEGTFKNLKANFSTLKKNEELRRKLRELENFLQNFNSKLAEDANEDETKGLEQPSQTSMEEMNQDSIGAGTDKPSSSQLTKDKKSIVEVKSSSGIAKPSQDSDQSETKSSELPRQNSREESLDQDLKATGIEKPASSQETRDEKSIAEKDRTIEEKFESFMSKLDKIKGMSSKENEELRKKLEVMEDLLRKFNSNQSETKNLELPTQIKRDESVDKGFKASGVDKPASNQEPKDENFQEKYVPVDEKLESLKLELDNMKAKFSPAKENEEMTKTLRTLEDLLQSIDIPAEDANPTETKGSELTSQISRGELENQVLKGVDKPSSSQEVQDKESVEKDVSDDEKVESLKSERDNEKADLVTLNKNKENLIKHTNKKVSDENVKRKDSKEEVVEKVVDAINEKIKKSTKKLGVSEIETKANESSEKGKTPKTVHYSILPLSRDDETLKLVLKRFQASYDALNSHSKVCCLSLSIFPENVVIMKRHIIYWWIGEGFVKRSTEKTAEEEGENVFDELLNSNLIVPHGLAKCPVVNKFKINPWIRHMLVSSVLGENKQPFGFYSQITTSSYGCLVLDQQKVEIRGDFASKSDQWRSVFNLGAKYLTIEPQWMAKMKKLVVLQLGRWQESPEHHIEVAGTEFMTDTKAQKHLKYLSLRGISRISALPPSIAQLVSLEILDLKACHNLETLPNEITSLKKLTHLDVSQCYLLESMPKGIGKLTELQVLKGFVVGSSNKTPTISDLANFKKLKRLSIHIGSEAVIQDKEFENLRKSQVKCLKISWGVSSNTKYKDIDIVLPQGLEKLNLEGFPGENTPAWLKLLPSELKRLYIIGGKLRSIEELKDSTINCKVEILRLKYLKNLQIDIDHIKKLFPSLKYAEVKKFKEDSYEWSNSDGKSTPIS from the exons ATGTCTATTAGAACAAACCGAATGAAAGCAGTGCCATCACTGCAGAGACGGTTGACATCGGTTAAGAGCAGAGAAGAGCCTAATATTTCTGATAAGCTTGACAGGTTAATGTCTGATCTAACAGCCATAAAAGATTTGTTTTCAACAGTGAAAAGTAACGAAGAGGAACTCCTTGACACGTTAAAACTTGTCGATGATCTTCTTCGCAACTTCAAAACAGAAAAGAAGTTCCACGAGATTTCCCGTCGAATTTTGGAAACAGAGAAAGCCGATCCACAAAAGG GGAGTGATGAGCCATCTTCAAGTCAAAAGGCAGAAGAAAAGAGTGGGATAAAAGATGAAACGATTGATGAAAAGTTGGAGAATTTGGAAGGCACGTTTAAGAACTTGAAGGCCAATTTTTCCACGCTGAAGAAAAACGAAGAACTACGAAGAAAGTTAAGGGAACTGGAAAATTTCCTTCAGAACTTCAACTCTAAGCTCGCAGAAGACGCAAATGAAGATGAAACAAAAGGATTAGAACAACCAAGCCAAACATCAATGGAGGAGATGAATCAAGACTCCATTGGAGCAG GAACTGATAAGCCATCTTCTAGCCAATTGACAAAAGACAAGAAGAGCATAGTAGAAGTTAAAAGCTCATCTGGGATTGCCAAGCCTTCACAAGATTCTGATCAAAGTGAAACAAAAAGTTCAGAGCTACCAAGACAAAATTCAAGGGAGGAATCACTAGATCAAGACTTGAAAGCCACTG GTATTGAAAAGCCAGCTTCAAGTCAAGAGACACGAGACGAGAAGAGTATTGCAGAAAAAGATAGAACGATTGAAGAAAAGTTTGAAAGTTTTATGTCCAAGCTAGACAAAATAAAGGGGATGTCTTccaaagaaaatgaagaacttAGGAAAAAATTAGAAGTGATGGAAGATCTTCTTCGAAAATTCAATTCTAATCAAAgtgaaacaaaaaatttagaGCTACCTACTCAAATAAAAAGGGATGAGTCGGTGGACAAAGGCTTCAAAGCCTCCG GTGTGGATAAACCAGCTTCAAACCAAGAGCCAAAAGACGAAAATTTTCAGGAAAAATATGTACCCGTTGATGAAAAGTTGGAGAGTTTGAAGTTGGAACTAGACAACATGAAGGCCAAGTTTTCCCCAGCcaaggaaaatgaagaaatgacTAAAACGTTAAGAACCCTAGAAGATCTTCTTCAAAGCATTGATATTCCTGCAGAAGATGCAAACCCAACTGAAACAAAGGGTTCAGAACTAACAAGCCAAATATCAAGGGGAGAGTTGGAGAATCAAGTCCTTAAAG GTGTTGATAAGCCATCTTCAAGCCAAGAAGTACAAGACAAGGAGAGTGTGGAAAAAGACGTATCAGATGATGAAAAGGTGGAGAGTTTGAAGTCTGAGAGAGACAACGAGAAGGCAGATTTAGTaacattgaacaaaaataaggaaaatcTTATAAAACACACCAACAAAAAAGTCTCAGATGAGAATGTCAAGCGTAAAGATTCCAAGGAGGAGGTGGTAGAAAAAGTAGTGGATGCCATTAATGAAAAGATCAAGAAATCAACTAAAAAGCTTGGTGTTAGTGAAATTGAAACAAAAGCTAATGAATCatcagaaaaaggaaaaacaccCAAAACAGTGCATTACTCCATACTGCCTTTAAGCCGAGACGATGAGACTTTGAAGCTAGTCTTGAAAAGGTTCCAAGCCAGTTATGATGCCCTTAATTCTCATTCAAAAGTTTGCTGTTTGTCTCTCTCGATTTTCCCAGAAAATGTTGTTATAATGAAAAGACATATAATTTACTGGTGGATTGGAGAGGGGTTTGTAAAAAGGTCAACAGAGAAAACAGCTGAAGAAGAAGGTGAGAATGTTTTCGACGAGCTTCTGAATTCTAATCTGATTGTACCACATGGTTTAGCCAAGTGTCCTGTTgtcaataaattcaaaattaatccTTGGATCCGCCACATGTTGGTATCATCTGTTCTGGGAGAAAATAAACAACCCTTTGGATTTTATTCACAAATAACAACCTCTTCCTATGGTTGCCTAGTACTTGACCAACAAAAAGTTGAAATACGTGGTGACTTTGCTTCGAAATCTGATCAATGGAGAAGTGTTTTCAATCTTGGTGCAAAATATCTTACTATTGAACCTCAATGGATGGCTAAAATGAAGAAGTTGGTGGTGCTTCAGCTTGGTCGTTGGCAAGAGTCTCCCGAACATCACATTGAAGTTGCTGGTACAGAATTCATGACAGACACAAAGGCTCAAAAGCATCTGAAATATCTCAGCCTTCGTGGTATATCAAGAATATCAGCTTTGCCACCCTCTATTGCTCAACTTGTTAGCCTAGAAATTCTTGACCTCAAGGCTTGTCACAATCTCGAAACCTTACCTAATGAAATTACTTCATTGAAAAAGCTCACACACTTGGATGTGTCACAGTGCTACTTGTTGGAGAGTATGCCAAAGGGGATTGGGAAGCTCACTGAGCTCCAAGTACTCAAGGGATTTGTAGTAGGCAGTTCCAACAAGACTCCTACAATATCGGATCTTGCAAACTTTAAAAAGTTGAAACGATTGAGCATACACATTGGAAGTGAGGCTGTGATCCAAGATAAAGAGTTTGAAAACCTGAGAAAATCACAAGTTAAATGTCTCAAAATATCATGGGGCGTGTCATCCAACACCAAGTACAAAGATATTGATATCGTTCTCCCACAAGGTTTGGAAAAGTTAAACCTTGAAGGCTTTCCTGGTGAGAACACTCCAGCATGGTTGAAACTCCTACCTTCTGAATTGAAGAGACTATACATAATAGGAGGAAAACTCAGGAGCATAGAAGAGCTAAAAGACAGTACAATAAATTGTAAGGTGGAGATCTTGCGTCTGAAATACCTTAAGAATCTTCAAATTGATATTGACCATATCAAAAAGTTGTTTCCTTCACTGAAGTATGCCGAGGTGAAAAAATTCAAAGAGGATAGCTATGAATGGAGCAATTCTGATGGTAAAAGTACACCCATTTCATAA
- the LOC108341790 gene encoding purple acid phosphatase 18 → MELKLLLTVLLIRSATVAADYIRPPPRKALHLPWHSQPSSYPQQVHISLAGDQHMRVTWITDDNSAPSIVEYGTLPGQYGSVAEGETTSYSYVFYNSGKIHHAVIGPLEHDSVYYYRCGGQGAEFQLRTPPAQLPITFAVAGDLGQTEWTKSTLDHIDQCKYNVHLLPGDLAYADYIQHRWDSFGRLVQPLASARPWMVTQGNHEVESIPLLKDGFVSYNSRWKMPFKESGSNSNLFYSFEVAGAHIIMLGSYTDYDEYSEQYRWLKENLSKVDRKRTPWLLVLFHVPWYNSNTAHQGEGADMMAAMEPLLNAASVDLVLAGHVHAYERSKRVYNGRVDPCGSVHITIGDGGNKEGLAHRYINPQPIWSEFREASFGHGELKIVNSTHAFWSWHRNDDDEPVKSDDIWITSLISSGCVDQKRNELRNKLMTP, encoded by the exons ATGGAACTGAAACTACTCCTAACGGTTTTATTGATTCGGTCTGCAACTGTTGCGGCTGATTACATTCGACCTCCGCCTCGAAAAGCTTTGCATCTTCCATGGCATTCTCAACCCTCCTCTTATCCTCAACAG GTACACATTTCTTTAGCAGGAGACCAGCACATGAGAGTTACTTGGATTACTGATGATAATTCTGCACCTTCAATTGTAGAATATGGAACACTGCCAGGGCAATATGGCTCTGTAGCTGAAGGAGAGACCACCTCGTACAGTTATGTGTTCTATAACTCAGGAAAGATACACCATGCCGTTATTGGTCCTTTAGAACATGATTCTGTGTACTATTATAGATGTGGTGGACAAGGTGCCGAGTTCCAGCTCAGAACTCCTCCAGCTCAACTTCCAATCACTTTTGCTGTGGCTGGGGATTTGGGTCAAACTGAATGGACTAAATCAACATTGGATCACATTGACCAATGTAAGTATAATGTTCACCTACTTCCAGGAGACCTAGCATATGCTGATTACATCCAGCATCGATGGGACTCCTTTGGTAGGCTAGTGCAGCCACTTGCTAGTGCAAGACCATGGATGGTAACACAAGGGAACCATGAAGTAGAAAGCATACCTTTGTTAAAGGATGGGtttgtgtcctataattccaGATGGAAAATGCCATTTAAGGAAAGCGGATCAAATTCAAATCTCTTTTATTCATTTGAAGTTGCAGGTGCTCACATTATCATGCTTGGGTCCTATACAGATTATGATGAATACTCTGAACAATATAGATGGCTTAAG GAAAATCTTTCAAAGGTGGATAGGAAAAGGACACCTTGGTTGCTTGTGTTATTTCATGTGCCGTGGTATAATAGTAACACTGCTCATCAAGGTGAAGGCGCTGATATGATGGCAGCTATGGAGCCATTACTTAATGCTGCTAGCGTCGATTTAGTTCTTGCTGGTCATGTGCATGCTTATGAACGCTCG AAACGTGTATACAATGGAAGAGTTGACCCTTGTGGTTCAGTCCATATAACCATTGGTGATGGAGGAAACAAAGAAGGCTTAGCTCATAG ATATATAAATCCACAGCCAATATGGTCAGAATTCCGTGAAGCCAGTTTTGGTCACGGCGAGCTAAAGATTGTAAACTCTACCCATGCTTTCTGGAGTTGGCACAGGAATGACGATGATGAGCCGGTAAAATCTGACGATATCTGGATAACCTCTTTGATCAGCTCAGGATGTGTTGATCAGAAGAGAAATGAACTCAGGAATAAACTTATGACTCCTTAA
- the LOC108342269 gene encoding fatty acid desaturase 4, chloroplastic: protein MYSLPQHKHTPNLHHKVCKNSSPFHPLRVCCSTTSTPKSNVKPLVIEPRLVPVVPRVITTIDEHRPINKDTDLQSTWSHRAWVTVGCTTLLISLGESIKGAMDSNMWVEPIIASWVGYILADLGSGVYHWAIDNYGDGSTPVVGAQIEAFQGHHRWPWTITRREFANNLHALARAVTFTVLPIAIFCHDPIVQGFVGVCSGCIMFSQQFHAWAHGTKSRLPPLVVALQETGVLVSRSQHAAHHRPPYNNNYCIVSGVWNDFLDKHKVFEAMEMVLYFKTGVRPRSWTEPAPEWIEEIETSSQIQTQ from the coding sequence ATGTATTCCTTACCTCAACACAAGCATACACCAAACTTGCACCATAAAGTTTGCAAGAATAGCTCACCCTTTCACCCATTGCGGGTGTGTTGTTCCACCACTTCTACACCAAAATCCAATGTTAAGCCATTGGTCATTGAGCCTAGACTCGTGCCTGTGGTACCAAGGGTCATTACCACCATTGATGAACATCGTCCAATTAACAAAGACACTGATTTGCAATCAACATGGTCTCATAGAGCATGGGTGACAGTTGGGTGCACAACTTTGCTCATTTCCTTGGGAGAGTCTATAAAGGGTGCAATGGATTCAAACATGTGGGTTGAACCGATTATAGCAAGTTGGGTTGGTTACATTTTAGCTGATCTTGGATCTGGGGTTTACCATTGGGCTATTGACAATTATGGTGATGGCTCAACCCCAGTTGTTGGAGCTCAGATTGAAGCCTTCCAAGGTCATCACAGGTGGCCTTGGACTATTACCAGACGTGAATTTGCTAACAATTTGCATGCATTGGCACGTGCAGTGACCTTCACTGTGCTTCCTATAGCTATATTTTGTCATGACCCCATTGTTCAAGGATTTGTTGGAGTGTGTTCTGGCTGCATCATGTTTAGCCAACAGTTTCATGCTTGGGCACATGGCACGAAGAGCCGGCTTCCACCGCTAGTGGTGGCGTTGCAAGAGACTGGCGTGCTCGTGTCACGGTCACAGCATGCTGCACACCACCGGCCACCGTATAACAACAATTACTGTATAGTGAGTGGAGTGTGGAATGATTTTTTGGACAAGCATAAGGTCTTTGAAGCCATGGAAATGGTACTGTATTTTAAAACTGGGGTTAGGCCTAGGTCATGGACTGAACCTGCCCCTGAGTGGATTGAGGAGATTGAGACCTCTTCTCAAATCCAAACCCAATGA
- the LOC108341954 gene encoding vacuolar protein sorting-associated protein 22 homolog 1, with protein sequence MRRRPGIGGLQTHAAARDQFRLLGENVAKIRTDLMKEQLATFRSQLEDFARKHKNDIRKNPAFRSQFHEMCAKVGVDPLASNKGFWAELLGIGDFYYELGVQIVDICLATRAHNGGLINLQELCHLLRQRRKSDRGVVSEDDCLRAISKLKVLGSGFEVISVGKRKLVRSVPTELNKDHNEILELAQAQGFVTVDEVERRLSWSSGRAIDALDTLLDEGLAMIDDGHRDGRRRYWFPCVSPISSSTAVDT encoded by the exons ATGAGAAGAAGGCCAGGAATTGGAGGTTTGCAGACGCACGCTGCTGCGAGGGATCAATTCCGTTTGCTGGGTGAAAATGTCGCAAAGATCAGAACGGATTTGATGAAGGAGCAGCTTGCCACCTTTCGCTCTCAGCTCGAAGATTTCGCTCGCAAACACAAG AATGACATACGCAAGAACCCTGCATTCAGATCACAGTTTCATGAGATGTGCGCTAAAGTTGGTGTGGATCCCTTGGCCTCAAACAAGGGTTTCTGGGCAGAGCTGTTAGGAATTGGTGACTTCTATTATGAACTGG GAGTTCAAATAGTGGATATTTGCTTGGCTACTAGAGCACACAATGGAGGACTGATCAACCTGCAGGAACTCTGCCATCTCCTTCGCCAGAGACGAAAAAGTGATCGAGGAGTTGTTTCAGAGGATGATTGCCTACGAGCTATTAGTAAGCTGAAG GTGTTGGGTAGTGGTTTTGAAGTAATTTCTGTTGGAAAGAGAAAACTTGTTCGTTCAGTTCCAACTGAATTGAACAAAGACCACAACGAAATTCTCGAACTTGCCCAG GCTCAAGGATTTGTGACAGTCGATGAAGTAGAGAGACGGTTATCTTGGAGTTCTGGCCGAGCCATTGATGCCCTCGATACATTACTTGAT GAAGGACTTGCCATGATTGATGACGGCCATAGAGATGGTAGACGGAGGTACTGGTTTCCTTGTGTGTCTCCTATCTCATCTTCAACAGCAGTTGATACCTAA